One part of the Lapillicoccus jejuensis genome encodes these proteins:
- a CDS encoding DUF222 domain-containing protein — MTRKEREQCADERAAFSTMAQDVADGALSPWSVAAGLGALGDRELLALPSGEAVAVVELCRRLSAVAVVELCRRLSAVVDAAQVAAIEALARRDEEAVEALEEQWAADRRERGLDGAPQRLRGALSAHEDTAATLLPVLQLSPRATEGVLEDARMLVGSLPETFALARAGRLSGHHARVVAGQAQLVAVNKRGEFDLVAVHPGLGKRRYRRRLPDLATPALRQRVAQVAADVDPDGLRRHTAAALEGRHVRVRAGLEPGVSSWSAVLRSEDSLAMWAVIDALADEILRADETAASSRLRDPDQVGDQVGDDGPRAEADDGTRPRRRGVEAARADALVALVLGQATVTTTVDLTLPLTEWPTAEPDAQPDAEPDAEPDAEPDAEPDAEPDAEPDAEPDAEPDAEPDAEPDAEPDAEPDAEPDAEPDAEPDAEPDAEPDAEPDAEPDAEPDAEPDAEPDAEPDAEPDAEPDAEPDAEPDAEPDAEPDAEPDAEPDAEPDAEPDAEPDAEPDAEPDAEPDAEPDAEPDAEPDAEPDAEPDAEPDAEPDAEPDAEPDAEPDAEPDAEPDAEPDAEPDAEPDAEPDAEPDAAPSRTPSRTPSRTPSRSSRTKIDRLSRSPSRSASRSPSRSPSRWIARSIRLPCRSWSRTPTVWTA, encoded by the coding sequence GTGACACGCAAGGAGCGCGAGCAGTGCGCTGACGAGCGCGCCGCCTTCTCGACCATGGCTCAGGACGTCGCCGACGGTGCGCTATCCCCGTGGTCGGTGGCGGCCGGTCTCGGCGCGTTGGGCGACAGGGAGCTCCTGGCGCTGCCGTCGGGGGAGGCGGTGGCGGTGGTGGAGCTGTGCCGACGGTTGTCGGCGGTGGCGGTGGTGGAGCTGTGCCGACGGTTGTCGGCGGTGGTCGACGCGGCGCAGGTCGCGGCGATCGAGGCGCTCGCGCGGCGGGACGAGGAGGCGGTCGAGGCGCTGGAGGAGCAGTGGGCGGCGGACCGGCGCGAGCGGGGGCTGGACGGCGCTCCGCAGCGGCTGCGGGGAGCGCTGTCCGCGCACGAGGACACGGCGGCGACGTTGCTGCCGGTGCTGCAGCTGTCGCCCCGGGCGACCGAGGGCGTGCTCGAGGACGCGCGGATGCTGGTCGGGTCGTTGCCGGAGACGTTCGCGTTGGCCCGGGCCGGGCGGCTGTCGGGGCACCATGCGCGGGTGGTGGCCGGGCAGGCGCAGCTGGTCGCGGTGAACAAGCGGGGGGAGTTCGACCTGGTCGCGGTGCACCCGGGGCTGGGGAAGCGGCGCTACCGGCGGCGGCTGCCGGACCTGGCCACGCCGGCGCTGCGGCAGCGGGTCGCTCAGGTCGCCGCGGACGTCGACCCGGACGGTCTGCGCCGGCACACGGCGGCGGCGCTCGAGGGCCGGCACGTGCGGGTGCGGGCCGGGCTGGAGCCGGGGGTGTCGTCGTGGTCGGCGGTGCTGCGAAGCGAGGACTCGTTGGCGATGTGGGCGGTGATCGACGCGCTGGCGGATGAGATCCTGCGCGCCGACGAGACCGCCGCCTCGTCCCGGCTCCGCGACCCCGACCAGGTGGGAGACCAGGTGGGAGACGACGGGCCGCGGGCGGAGGCGGACGACGGGACCCGTCCGCGTCGGCGCGGTGTCGAAGCCGCTCGGGCCGACGCGCTCGTGGCGCTGGTCCTGGGCCAGGCCACGGTCACCACCACCGTCGACCTCACACTGCCGCTCACGGAGTGGCCCACCGCCGAGCCGGACGCCCAACCGGACGCCGAGCCGGACGCCGAGCCGGACGCCGAGCCGGACGCCGAGCCGGACGCCGAGCCGGACGCCGAGCCGGACGCCGAGCCGGACGCCGAGCCGGACGCCGAGCCGGACGCCGAGCCGGACGCCGAGCCGGACGCCGAGCCGGACGCCGAGCCGGACGCCGAGCCGGACGCCGAGCCGGACGCCGAGCCGGACGCCGAGCCGGACGCCGAGCCGGACGCCGAGCCGGACGCCGAGCCGGACGCCGAGCCGGACGCCGAGCCGGACGCCGAGCCGGACGCCGAGCCGGACGCCGAGCCGGACGCCGAGCCGGACGCCGAGCCGGACGCCGAGCCGGACGCCGAGCCGGACGCCGAGCCGGACGCCGAGCCGGACGCCGAGCCGGACGCCGAGCCGGACGCCGAGCCGGACGCCGAGCCGGACGCCGAGCCGGACGCCGAGCCGGACGCCGAGCCGGACGCCGAGCCGGACGCCGAGCCGGACGCCGAGCCGGACGCCGAGCCGGACGCCGAGCCGGACGCCGAGCCGGACGCCGAGCCGGACGCCGAGCCGGACGCCGAGCCGGACGCCGAGCCGGACGCCGAGCCGGACGCCGAGCCGGACGCCGAGCCGGACGCCGAGCCGGACGCCGAGCCGGACGCCGAGCCGGACGCCGCGCCGAGCCGGACGCCGAGCCGGACGCCGAGCCGGACGCCGAGCCGATCATCGAGAACGAAGATCGACCGGTTGAGCCGGTCTCCGAGCCGGTCTGCGAGCCGGTCTCCGAGCCGGTCTCCGAGCCGTTGGATCGCCCGGTCGATCCGGCTGCCGTGCCGCTCGTGGAGCCGGACGCCGACAGTGTGGACTGCCTGA
- a CDS encoding O-succinylhomoserine sulfhydrylase: MAGADDAVRGLRPDTLAVRGGLTRSGFEETSEALFLTSGFVYATAEDAEAAFTEEVDRFVYSRYGNPTVAMFEERLRLLEGAEACYATASGMAAVFVALAALLGKGDRLVSSRALFGSCFVIVDEILPRWGVETVLVDGSDLEQWRAALAEPTTAVFFETPSNPMQELVDVAAVSRLAHAAGAKVVVDNVFGTPVFSRPMEQGADIVVYSATKHIDGQGRVLGGAVLGPADFVGGPVKNLMRHTGPSMSPFSAWTLVKGLETLSLRVERQAAAALRVAEALEAHPAVTRVLYPWLPSHPQHELARAQMTGGGTVVTFFLDGGKAEAFRFMNALEVIDISNNLGDAKSMVTHPATTTHRRLSPEARAAVGITDGTIRVSVGLEDPQDLVDDLERALRAV; the protein is encoded by the coding sequence ATGGCCGGCGCCGACGACGCCGTACGGGGGCTGCGGCCCGACACGCTGGCGGTGCGCGGCGGGCTGACCCGCAGCGGCTTCGAGGAGACCTCCGAGGCGCTCTTCCTCACCAGCGGGTTCGTCTACGCGACCGCCGAGGACGCCGAGGCGGCGTTCACGGAGGAGGTCGACCGGTTCGTCTACAGCCGGTACGGCAACCCGACCGTCGCGATGTTCGAGGAGCGGCTGCGGCTGCTCGAGGGCGCCGAGGCCTGCTACGCGACGGCGTCCGGGATGGCGGCGGTCTTCGTCGCGCTCGCGGCGCTGCTCGGGAAGGGCGACCGACTGGTGTCGTCCCGGGCGCTCTTCGGCTCGTGCTTCGTCATCGTCGACGAGATCCTGCCGCGCTGGGGGGTCGAGACCGTCCTCGTCGACGGGTCCGACCTCGAGCAGTGGCGCGCGGCGCTGGCCGAGCCGACGACCGCGGTGTTCTTCGAGACGCCGAGCAACCCGATGCAGGAGCTCGTCGACGTCGCGGCGGTGTCGCGGCTCGCGCACGCGGCCGGCGCGAAGGTGGTCGTCGACAACGTCTTCGGGACGCCGGTGTTCAGCCGGCCGATGGAGCAGGGCGCGGACATCGTCGTCTACTCGGCGACGAAGCACATCGACGGCCAGGGGCGGGTGCTCGGCGGGGCGGTGCTCGGGCCGGCGGACTTCGTCGGGGGACCGGTGAAGAACCTCATGCGGCACACCGGGCCGTCGATGTCGCCGTTCAGCGCGTGGACCCTGGTCAAGGGTCTGGAGACGCTGTCGCTGCGCGTCGAGCGGCAGGCCGCCGCGGCGTTGCGGGTGGCCGAGGCGCTCGAGGCGCACCCGGCGGTGACGCGGGTGCTCTACCCGTGGCTGCCGTCTCACCCGCAGCACGAGCTGGCCCGGGCGCAGATGACCGGGGGAGGGACGGTCGTGACGTTCTTCCTCGACGGCGGCAAGGCGGAGGCGTTCCGCTTCATGAACGCGCTGGAGGTCATCGACATCTCCAACAACCTCGGCGACGCCAAGTCGATGGTCACCCACCCCGCGACGACGACGCACCGGCGGTTGTCCCCGGAGGCCCGCGCGGCCGTCGGGATCACCGACGGGACGATCCGGGTGTCCGTCGGGCTGGAGGACCCGCAGGACCTCGTCGACGACCTCGAGCGCGCGCTGCGCGCGGTCTGA
- a CDS encoding rhodanese-like domain-containing protein: MSYAGDVTPQEAYDALRSDPQAVLVDVRTRAEWTYVGLPDLGDVGKPVVTVEWVRFPDGAPNPSFLDELRAAGVGEDAPLYFLCRSGVRSVAAAEAATAAGFAASYNVLEGFEGPHDPAGHRTVSGWKVAGLPWRQG; this comes from the coding sequence ATGAGCTACGCCGGTGACGTGACCCCGCAGGAGGCGTACGACGCCCTCCGGTCCGATCCGCAGGCCGTCCTCGTCGACGTCCGGACCCGGGCCGAGTGGACGTACGTCGGTCTGCCCGACCTCGGCGACGTCGGCAAGCCGGTCGTCACGGTCGAGTGGGTGCGCTTCCCGGACGGGGCACCGAACCCGTCCTTCCTCGACGAGCTGCGGGCGGCCGGGGTCGGCGAGGACGCGCCGCTCTACTTCCTGTGCCGCTCCGGGGTGCGGTCGGTCGCGGCGGCGGAGGCGGCGACGGCGGCCGGGTTCGCGGCGTCGTACAACGTGCTCGAGGGCTTCGAGGGGCCGCACGACCCGGCCGGGCACCGCACCGTGTCGGGCTGGAAGGTCGCCGGGCTGCCCTGGAGGCAGGGCTGA
- a CDS encoding zinc ribbon domain-containing protein — protein MKADPALQRRLLDLQAVDTRLDQIAHARATLPQLKDIALLKAKGEDLDLDLAAAKAAVSDVQREVEKAEADVQLVRDRAARNQARLDAGTGTAKDLQALQHELESLGRRQSELEDEELEVMERAEELASRAAVLEASRADLTGSLTELEQARDAALGTLAAEEQQVQERRAGIAPELPDDLVALYEKVRRSSGGVGAAELTQRRCGGCRLELNQVDLNRIAGAAADDVVRCEECGRIMVRTAESGLPA, from the coding sequence GTGAAGGCCGACCCCGCCCTCCAGCGCAGGCTGCTCGACCTGCAGGCCGTCGACACCCGGCTCGACCAGATCGCGCACGCCCGGGCGACCCTGCCGCAGCTGAAGGACATCGCCCTGCTGAAGGCCAAGGGGGAGGACCTCGACCTCGACCTGGCCGCGGCGAAGGCGGCCGTCAGCGACGTCCAGCGCGAGGTCGAGAAGGCGGAGGCCGACGTGCAACTCGTCCGCGACCGCGCCGCCCGCAACCAGGCGCGGCTCGACGCCGGGACCGGGACCGCCAAGGACCTGCAGGCGCTCCAGCACGAGCTGGAGTCGCTCGGCCGCCGGCAGAGCGAGCTCGAGGACGAGGAGCTGGAGGTGATGGAGCGGGCCGAGGAGCTGGCCTCGCGGGCCGCCGTCCTCGAGGCGTCCCGCGCCGACCTCACCGGCTCGCTCACGGAGCTGGAGCAGGCGCGCGACGCCGCCCTCGGCACGCTGGCCGCCGAGGAGCAGCAGGTGCAGGAGCGCCGGGCGGGGATCGCGCCGGAGCTGCCGGACGACCTCGTCGCCCTCTACGAGAAGGTGCGCCGCTCCAGCGGCGGCGTCGGGGCCGCCGAGCTGACCCAGCGCCGGTGCGGCGGCTGTCGGCTCGAGCTCAACCAGGTCGACCTCAACCGGATCGCCGGGGCGGCGGCCGACGACGTCGTGCGGTGCGAGGAGTGCGGGCGGATCATGGTCCGCACCGCCGAGAGCGGCCTGCCGGCCTGA
- a CDS encoding Nif3-like dinuclear metal center hexameric protein, translating to MNGTGADGAAYTLGEVVEVVERLWPPSTAQSWDAVGLVTGDLAQPVRRVHLAVDPTLAVVAEAVEAGADLLLTHHPLLLRGIHSVATASAKGETVTRAVVGDLALYCAHTSADVAEPGVCDALARACGVLDPQPLEPWTEREPLVLGRVGELASPVTLRAFVEALAAALPATVGGLRVSGDPDAEVRRVAVVGGSGDDRFEVVRRSGADVYVTADLRHHPVLEEREQTRGGRPFLVDAGHWASESVWLEQAERQLRAELGDRVETHVSRLRTEPWTFVVGANAACDDAALDT from the coding sequence GTGAACGGGACAGGGGCCGACGGGGCGGCGTACACCCTCGGTGAGGTCGTGGAGGTCGTCGAGCGGCTGTGGCCGCCGTCGACCGCGCAGTCGTGGGACGCCGTCGGGCTCGTGACCGGCGACCTGGCCCAGCCGGTGCGCCGGGTGCACCTCGCCGTCGACCCGACGCTGGCCGTCGTGGCCGAGGCCGTCGAGGCCGGCGCCGACCTGCTGCTGACCCACCACCCGTTGCTGCTGCGCGGGATCCACTCGGTCGCCACCGCGAGCGCGAAGGGGGAGACGGTGACCCGGGCGGTCGTCGGCGACCTCGCGCTCTACTGCGCCCACACGAGCGCCGACGTCGCCGAGCCGGGGGTCTGCGACGCCCTGGCCCGGGCGTGCGGGGTGCTCGACCCGCAGCCGCTCGAGCCGTGGACCGAGCGCGAGCCGCTCGTGCTGGGACGCGTCGGCGAGCTGGCCTCCCCCGTGACGCTCCGGGCCTTCGTCGAGGCGCTCGCGGCGGCGCTGCCGGCGACGGTCGGCGGGCTACGGGTCAGCGGTGACCCGGACGCCGAGGTACGGCGGGTCGCCGTCGTCGGCGGGTCGGGCGACGACCGCTTCGAGGTGGTGCGACGCAGTGGGGCCGACGTCTACGTCACCGCCGACCTGCGTCACCACCCGGTGCTGGAGGAGCGCGAGCAGACCCGCGGCGGCCGGCCGTTCCTCGTCGACGCCGGCCACTGGGCCAGCGAGTCGGTGTGGCTGGAGCAGGCGGAGCGGCAGCTGCGGGCCGAGCTGGGGGATAGGGTCGAGACCCACGTCTCCCGCCTGCGGACCGAGCCGTGGACCTTCGTCGTCGGGGCCAACGCGGCCTGCGACGACGCCGCACTCGACACGTAA
- a CDS encoding DNA topoisomerase IB translates to MRLRRSDPHGPGISRVRRGKGFSYVGVDGTLVDPATKERISALVVPPAWQEVWISPHPNGHIQAVGTDVKGRRQYLYHQAWREQRDQAKHERVRRLARELPEVRASVTRDLRGRGLTKQRVVAGALRMLDAGMFRTGGEEYEETNGSHGIATLLPEHVRVSGEVVRFSYPAKSGQHREADLTDPPLAALVRSLKRKQQPGEHLMRWEDAGGWHDLHGSDINEGFKRLAGEDFTVKDLRTWAATVTAAAALARVTPPPVSERERRKAEREAIAMVAEHLGNTVSVARASYVDPGVLDAFAVGRTIQAALRRNLTKADIARLERGELAATRGRSALERSVLRLLERGVR, encoded by the coding sequence ATGCGACTGCGGCGCAGCGACCCCCACGGACCGGGCATCTCTCGCGTGCGGCGCGGCAAGGGCTTCTCGTACGTCGGCGTCGACGGCACCCTCGTCGACCCGGCGACCAAGGAGCGCATCAGCGCGCTCGTCGTGCCGCCCGCCTGGCAGGAGGTGTGGATCAGCCCGCACCCCAACGGCCACATCCAGGCCGTGGGGACGGACGTCAAGGGCCGGCGGCAGTACCTCTACCACCAGGCCTGGCGCGAGCAGCGCGACCAGGCCAAGCACGAGCGGGTACGGCGCCTCGCCCGCGAGCTGCCCGAGGTGCGGGCGTCGGTGACCCGCGACCTGCGCGGGCGCGGGCTGACCAAGCAGCGCGTCGTCGCGGGGGCGCTGCGGATGCTCGACGCCGGGATGTTCCGCACCGGTGGGGAGGAGTACGAGGAGACCAACGGCTCGCACGGCATCGCGACGCTGCTGCCCGAGCACGTGCGGGTGTCCGGCGAGGTCGTCCGGTTCTCCTACCCGGCCAAGTCGGGCCAGCACCGCGAGGCCGACCTCACCGACCCACCGCTCGCCGCACTGGTGCGCTCGCTCAAGCGCAAGCAGCAGCCGGGCGAGCACCTCATGCGGTGGGAGGACGCCGGCGGCTGGCACGACCTGCACGGCTCCGACATCAACGAGGGCTTCAAGCGGCTCGCGGGCGAGGACTTCACCGTCAAGGACCTGCGGACCTGGGCGGCCACGGTGACCGCGGCCGCCGCCCTCGCCCGGGTCACGCCGCCGCCGGTCTCGGAGCGGGAGCGCCGCAAGGCCGAGCGCGAGGCGATCGCCATGGTCGCCGAGCACCTCGGCAACACCGTGTCCGTCGCCCGGGCGTCGTACGTCGACCCCGGGGTGCTCGACGCCTTCGCCGTCGGCCGGACCATCCAGGCGGCCCTACGGCGCAACCTCACCAAGGCCGACATCGCCCGGCTCGAGCGGGGCGAGCTCGCGGCGACCCGGGGGCGGTCGGCGCTCGAGCGGTCGGTGCTGCGGCTGCTCGAGCGGGGCGTGCGCTGA
- a CDS encoding BatC protein: MTDITDPMDEGTADGGANPAGHDGGADGGAGEGTADGGANPAGHDGGADGGAGEGTADGGANPAGHDGGADGGAGEGTADGGANPAGHDGGADGGA, from the coding sequence ATGACCGACATCACCGACCCGATGGACGAAGGCACCGCCGACGGCGGGGCGAACCCGGCCGGCCACGACGGCGGCGCCGACGGCGGCGCGGGCGAGGGCACCGCGGACGGCGGGGCGAACCCGGCCGGCCACGACGGCGGCGCCGACGGCGGCGCGGGCGAGGGCACCGCGGACGGCGGGGCCAACCCGGCCGGCCACGACGGCGGCGCCGACGGCGGCGCGGGCGAGGGCACCGCGGACGGCGGGGCCAACCCGGCCGGCCACGACGGCGGCGCCGACGGCGGCGCCTGA